TACACTCCTGGTTCTATCGTAAAGGCAGCCTCTATTGCCAACTGGACGATCAACGATCCGATCATCACGGTTCTGAATCCGACGCAGTCGCAAATGCGATTCTCAGGTACGGGTCCGGCTAGGATTTCGTCCGACGGAACGCTGTTCACGTTCAAGTCCACACTTCTGTTGGCCGACAAGTTCTCGAGCCCTCAGGATCTTATCCTGACGCTCGCCCGTCCTTGCCTTGTTCCATCGGCAACAGGCGATTCCACAGCGATCTTCAACTGCGCCCTCACCCGTCGTGTTGTATCGATCAGCGGCACACAAGCCAACCTCGCCCCGGTTTCTCCGAATCCGGTCAGTTCGGGAATGGCTCGCGTGAACTTCGGCGTCGGCATCACGTCGGAAACCACCCTCGACCTGGTTAATGCCCAAGGTTCTGTGGTAAAGACCTTCGTGAACACCCGTCTTCAGGACGGCGAATACGAGATGACCTTCTCTACTCAAGGTCTGGCATCGGGTGCGTACTTCCTCCGGATACGCACGGCCGCCTATTCGTCAACCCAGCAGGTCCTCATCGTCGACTGACCTGCCCGTTCTTCCTGCTTTCTCGCAACGGCAGCCTCTTCCAAAGGGGCTGCCGTTCTTCGTTTTGGCATAGTTGTTGGTGCATGAAACTTTCCTGCCTACATTTGTGTCATTGCGTAGGTACGTCCAAACAAGCATGACCCGTCTTTTCGACCATATCCGCCCCCTACTTGTGGGAATCGCCATCAGTGCGATGTTCCTCACGTTGGGTTATGCCCCTGCCCTAGCGGATAAGGCAAAAAAAGCCGCATCCGCCAAGACGGTCACGGCAAAGGAACGGTCTGCAAAAGCGGCAGCTACCTATGCAAGTCCGATCAACGGTGCTGTAAGCACAACGATCAGGGCACTGGGTAATCAGCGCACGCCTGGTTCAACCACAAAGCAGACATCCAAGCTGAATGTTGGAGCCGATACATCACGCAAGGACAACAAGTTCATCTTTGCCCGTGCCGCCTCCGATGTTTTCACAACTCGGGTGGAACTGGCCGAGGATCAAGGCTCTGTCGATATCGGCATCTATAACATGCTGGGTAAGAAGGTGATGGACGTGTACAAGGGCTATGCCTCCCGCGGACAGCACGATTACACCCAGCCAATTCCGGATCTGCCGGAAGGCGTCTATATCTGCATCATGCAAGGCAGTGATTTCCGGAAGGCTGAGAAGTTCTTCTTCAGTCGCTGATCGCCAGACGAAGTTTCCATTGACTCCAACGAGCCGCCCCTTCGGCGGCTTTTCTCTTTCTCAATAGGTGTAATGATGAAGTTCTCGACCAAGGCCATCCACATCGGTCAAGAGCCGGAAGCCCTCACTGGCGCAGTTACGGTTCCCCTCTACCAAACGTCCACCTACGCCCAAGAAGAGATCGGCAAGCACAAGGGCTTCGAATACGCACGTACGCAGAACCCTACACGATTCGCATGGGAGGCCAATCTCGCAGCGATGGAAGGGGGCACCCACGCCTATGCCTTTGGTAGCGGCTCAGCCGCGGTTGATACGATCATGCGACTTCTTTCAGCCGGCGACCACGTAGTGATGGCCGAAGACATGTACGGCGGGACGTTCCGTCTTACGAGCAAGGTCCTCACACGCTTCGGCATTACGTTCAGCTACGTTGACATGCGAGATGTGAAGAACGTAGAAGCTGCGCTTCTACCAAACACACGGATGATCTACACAGAAACACCAACAAATCCGATGATGACCATCACGGATCTGGCGGCTGTGGCAGAGATCGCCCGCGCGAACAATGCCTATATGGTGGTTGACAACACCTTCGCCTCTCCCTTCTTCCAACGTCCGCTTGAACTTGGTGCACACATCGTGGTACACTCCGCTACGAAGTACCTTGGTGGCCACAGCGACCTTGTGAGCGGCATTGTCACGACAAACGACGCAGAGATAGCCGAGCAGCTCAAGTTCCTTCAGAACGCCGTAGGAGCGGTCCCAGGACCCTTTGAATGCTGGCTTCTTCTCCGCTCTTCAAAGACTCTTGCTGTTCGTATGGAACGTCACGCTGCAAATGCACAACGTATCGCTGAGTACTGTCAGCAACACCCATCGATCAAGGCCACGCACTATCCCGGCCTTCCATCGCACCCACAACACGAGATCGCCAAGCGACAGATGTCAGGCTTCGGTGGTATGATCTCCATTGAATTAGGCTCTCTGGAACGCGCAACCGCCGTCACCAACAAGCTCAAACTCTTCACCCTCGCCGAATCCCTCGGCGGCGTGGAGTCCCTCGTCTGCCACCCCGTGAGCATGACGCACGGCTCCATCCCCAAGGATCAACGCGAACGCCTCGGCGTAACCGATGGTCTCATTCGTCTTTCGTGTGGGATTGAGGATGTAGAGGATCTGTTGGAGGACCTTGAGGGCTCGCTGTAAGGGGCGAAGAGGCGAAGAGGCGAAGGGGCGAAGGGGCGAAGGGGCGAAAGGGCGAAGGGGCGAAGAGGCGAAGAGGCGAAGAGGCGAAGAGGCGAAGAGGCGAAGGGGCGAAGGGGCGAAGGGGCGTTATGAGCTCCGTGCTTCTTATAGTTCGAAGAGAAGGTTCATGCCGAAGGCGAGCGACGATGTGTTGCTGCCGTGATCTGCAGACGGCCAAAAGTTGGCTGTAATGAAGGGTTCAGCAGAGAGGTGCTCGACAACTGGGATCACCTTGCGCATCCCTACTACCAATTGGAGCCGTGTCTCAGGAATGTAGCGCGACGAGCCTTGATACAAGGGAATGGACGTTGATCCAAGAGGTACTGTGATCGCGCCATCGAGATCAACAAGACCAGGCCCCTCAATAGTAGTCGGCAGTGAATAGGTTAGAGTAGAGGAGAATTGGTTCTCAAGAGCGAATGCCTGAACAAGCCCAACATTTACGATCCACCGTGCGCCAAGATCGTACCCAATGTATATGCCAACTGTTAAACTCGACCAAGACTGCGTCGCGTGATACAGCATTTGATTGTAGTCAGTTCCTGATCCACCCTGTGCAGGTTGTTCGAAGGTAGAACCAGGTGCTTCTGTGATATAGGCACTCTCGCAGTATGCCGCTGCTATCTCAAATCTCCATCCACTTGGAATCGTTAGGCCGAGCGATGAGTTGATCATAGGGAACAAGATCCTATTGGCCTCTTCGGCATCGGGTGCTTGTTCGCTACTCGGCAGCATCGGTTGGTATCCTGTATAGGGAGAGGAGGTAGCTCCTATGCCAAAGCTGAGCAGCCATCGAACATCATCATGCACTTGACCTTGGCAGGGCAGCCATGCCATCATGATCACAGTTGCAACACCTATTAGTGATGACTTACGCTTCATATGGCAAGAATCCAAAAACAGCGTTGGTAGAACCACGAGTCATGCAATATATGTCGCCATAAATGTCACGGTTGCATGCACGTAACGCACGTAGACTGTATGGCACTAAATGACATCGAGATATACCAGTTGATTCGAACTGCTTTCGCCTTATGCGATGAAGTGGGCACTGCCTTGAAGGCACGTCGTGAGTTCAATCTCGCCGATCAACTGTTACGAGCAGCGCTGTCTGTAGGTAACAACTTTGCGGGAGGGCTATGGACGAAGCGCTACTGGCGAGCGCCTAATGCTCATGTTCTACGCCGACGGTTCCGCACAAGAATGCAAGAATTGTTTGAATTCTGCTGTAGATCTGAACATTATCGAAGCTGGAAAAGCTCAAGAGCTTAATGCTCTGTTCAGCAGAATATCAATTGGGATCATTGAATTCTGCGCCTGGATCCTAAGGCAAGACCCAGACTACAATGGGGCATTTCGCGAACGCGTGGAGAAGCGACGCGCATGGCGCTTCAGAAAGAGGTAACGCCCCTCGACTACGCTCGGGGTGACACACGCCTCTTCGCCTCTTCGCCCCTTCGCCCTTTCGCCTCTTCGCCCTGCCTCTTCGCCTCTTCGCCCCTTCGCCCTGCCTCTTACGCCTGCTTCCTTACCCCGATCACGTTATACCTGTTCGTCACGAACGACCAATCGGCGAACGTGGCGTTGCCGGCAGGGTTTGCGCCGGTGCCATGGAAGTCGCTGAATGCTGCCGACTGGTTCACCCAGACGAAGCTGTTGAAGTTGAAGGCAACGGGAGCGCCGGCGTTGACGATGGCGTCCTCTGATGCAGTCATACGTTCGTTGTTGGTGGTGTAGACAAGGGCACTAAGAGCCCCTTGCTCACGAACACTCTTTACGACCTCTGCAACAGAGGCTTCGAAGGAGTCGGTCACAACAAGGAAGGATACGGGACCGAACCATTCCTTGGTGTAGATGTCTGCACGCTTCGTATCTGTTTGAAGGACGATCGGAGAAACGGTACGAGCCCCTTCGAATCCGGGTTGGTCAACACGTGCGCTGTCTCTGATCACGGCCAGTCCGAGTGAGCGTACATCCTCGATCCGCTGCGATGTTGCCGGATTTTGAATGGCACCAAGAGTTGTTGCACCGGAGCGTTCATTGAAGACGACTGCATCGATCTTCTCTCGGAGTTTGGCAGCGACGTCATCAACACTCACTTGGGTACCGGCAACCATCATACCGTCCTTGGCGATGAAGATGTTCTGCGGTGCAGTACACATCTGACCAGAATAGAGTGTGAGAGAGAATGCAAGATTCTCCAGTGCCGCGTCGAGGTTATCTGTGGAGTCGAGGATCACACAGTTCACACCGGCCTTTTCCATGAACGTGGTCTTGCCGTGTGATGCAGCCTCTTTCTCAACAACTGCGCCAAAATGAGGTCCGCCTGTGTAGTCGATCACTCGCACGGCCGGATGTTTCACAAGCTCTAGGGTAAGGGGCTTTTCAGACGTATCAACGGCAAGCTGAATGATGTTCGCATCTAATCCGATCTCCGTAATAACCGCTCTGAGATCGGCGATGACAATGGCGATAGGATAGACGGCTCCGGGATGGGGCTTTACGATCACACTATTCCCGGTTGCAAGACCGGCAAACATTCCGGGCACGGTGTTCCACACCGGGAATGTAGAGCAGCCGATCACGAGGTTGATGCCCTTGGGAACCATGCGATATGATTTGTCGATCGAGACGCTGATCTTCCCCATCGGCTTTGTCCATAGCACATTGGAAGCGAACGCAGACTGAGCTGCAAGCGCCATTGCCGTTGATTCGAGGGCGCGATCGAAGGCATGCGGGCCCGAGGCTTGGAAACCCATCACAAAGCCTTGACCGGTTGTGTGCTGCGTAGCATAGCCGATCTCAAAAAATCGCTTTGCTCCACGTTCAAGTGCTTCAACAAGAATGGAAGCACGATCCTCAGGAGTGAGGGACTGCCATGCCGTTTGTGCAGCAGATGCACGACTGATCAGATCGTCAAGGGCGATCTGGGGATAGGTGATACCGAGTGAGAATCCGTACGGAGATGACTCTTCGCCGATCCACGACTGCTCAGCGGGGAGCCTGTCGAATCGGTTATTGAGCTGACCCTGGAAAGCTGCCAACCCATCATCGTTCGCTGTTTCACCATAGATCTTACCACTCGGCGCTTCTGGCCAATGGGCGTGGAACGTACGTTCCACATTGGCCTTCATGGCGTTGACGAGTGTTGCGTGGTGAGCAGCGCGAAGATCTGAGATGGTCATGAGTGTAGCCTCGTGTTCGATGAAGACCACAAAACTACGTCGTTCCGTTGACGTGAAACAGCGGGTTATTCTGCAGCATCAACGCGGGCCTTTTCAGCCGACGCCTTCCCTACGTTATAGCCCTGCGTAAGCCCAACTTCACAATCGATGCGCACATGGATGCGAGAGTAGATCCGGCTGTCTGCGGCTTCCGATGCCATGGACCGGAACTCATTCTCTGAGGCTGGGAAGAAGTACGACAGTACTTCGGCCGCGGCACCGCTAAAGGTGCTGTGTCCACTTGTATAGCCGGGGAAATTCGGAAGTCCGGCACTCATTGCCACTTCTTTGTCGATCGTACATGGACGTGCCGTGAAGTACTTGTACTTCGTGTACCAACACGCAACTGCAGCATCATGCAAGGCACATGCAACGTATGAAAGGACACGCGCTGAACGCACAGCACTCATGTTTGCAGCGCGCGTTCTGTCCTCTGCCATCTTCATCCACATGCCAGGAGGACCGTCTGTTCCGCCCCTGCTTCCCAATACGTTGCAATACGAGCTTGTTCACGTGTACGGTTCTTGGCCAGATCTCGCATCTCATTCATGTCCGTTTGGAACCTTGCATCCGTCTCTGAAGGGGGCGGGCCCGGATCCATCGCAGCGGCGCTCGGAATGTTCCATGGTGTTACATCTCCTCCGAAGGGATGTAGTGGCGGACGTGCAGGTGTCTCGGCACTCTTCCATTTTGGCCACGTGGTAACGAGTGTGGCTTCCTTGGCCTTCCATGCGGGCTGGTTGTCTGCGCCCGACCACTTGTCGTTGGCAGCACGTTCTTTGAGCTTGGTCACGATGAACCGTGCAAGTGAATCCCCCGCGGCAACATCGCTCGGACGTGCAACACCGGCCCACACACGTGATTGTGTTGCGTCGGAATACAACGCTTCCATATTCGCACGTTCGCCCGGAAACATCAGTACGATCATCTCAACGGCAACACGGGCGATGATGGCATCTTCATTCGGATAGGAAGGAAGTCCTGTCTCGGGGGCAAGCGTAGAGATCGAGGGATCAACAACGTACGGTGCCGGACGTTTGACCGTGTACTTCGAACGCCATGCATGGATCAATCCGTCATACGTTCCAACTTCAATGAGTGAGAACATGCGTGAAGCGAACGGAGGGCTGGCAAGGGGCTTTGCAGGATCTGGCAGGAACCGACCTGTAAACGTACCATCCGGATTGCGCTCTGCTGCCGGCGTGATGTTGTACTTGGCAACGATCTTGCGTGCAATGGCGCTCCACTCCTGTACCGGTCCTTGATTCCACCTGCGAATTGAACTGCGCTGCGCATCTGTACGTCCGGCAACGGCAGCACGTACGGCATCAAGTCCTTCATCATCAGCGGGAGCGGCGGGGATCACCGTTGTAGGAACATCGGTTACAAGGATCGGCGTCCAGTTAATGGCCGCGCTGTCATTCGACGTAGGCGTGAGTTCAGCAACAACAGGCGATTCGATCGGATTGTCACAGCCAACCATGATCAGCGTGATCAATATTGCAAGGCCTATCCAACGTGTAGATGTCATAAGGTTCATAGTGATACTCCATCCCAGATCGGCAGGTCATACGCTACGCCGAACGTGAATCGTGTTGAATGGCCCACATTCCGTCCAGTCATTGTGCCGGAGACGCCCCCTATCAAACTCACTGCGCTGATGACACGATAGGCCAGGGTTGTGCCGACGCGTGTATATGCTTGGGCATTCGATGGGAATGGGACGCCTGGTCCGATATTGGTTCCCGATTGTGGCACTACGTTTTGCAGCCACACATCGCCGTACCAATCAGAGGTACCGTAACCAACACGGCCAACAGCATCGATCGCATCAGGGACGTCCACTTCAAAACCGCGGTCGATCATCACGGTGCCTCGCGCAGAATATCCGATGCCGGCCATGAAGAAGAGGCCGGTATTGGTGGTGTACTGCGTAACGATGCGACCTTCAACACCTGTTGCTTGGTGTCCGATCGTGACCGGTGCATCCGGCACATAATCACTGAGTGGTGTAAAGAACACGCCACCAAGGATCACATCCAATCGATTCGATTCAACGTTCAATGATAGGGGGCGAACCTTCACCCCTGCCTGCAGGTCCTGGACGCCATTGATGGTCTCCCAGAATCCGGCACTAGAGGAAGATATCACGTACGGCACATTGGCCACGATATCCAGCCAGTCCGTGATCCCCGCACCTACATACAGAGACACACCACTTGTGGTGATCGTGCCGAGCTGCGGGTTATAGGTCTGCTGTTGACCCACGTAATACTTTTCATACGCTTCTGTGAAACCGGAGATCGCAGCAGCGGTGCGACCCTTACCCAGCATCCACCCACTCACAAGGCCTTGAGCCTGTATGATCGAGGGGGCCATCAGAGTAGCAAAAAGGAGTGTTACGAGTAGCTTCATTCCAGTAAACTACTAGAGTCAGCCATCCAATCCCTAGGTTCACGAACATATGTTCCTTATGTTCAGCAATGAACGTTTCGATCAAGCGTGTGTTGTTGGAGCGACGCCGACTCCGTGCTGTGCAACTCTCCCAAAAAGGTTGGCGCGTTACGGATATCGCCCAGGCCCTGAATGTCTCCGTCCCTGCCGTTAGTCAGTGGCTCGCTACCTTCCGAAGCGAGGGCGAAACCGGACTCAAGGCAAGAAAACGTACAGGCGCACCTCGACGGCTCTCACCGCGCCATTCGCTGATGCTTCAAGCGCTCTTGAAGCGCAAGCCGCGTGAAAACGACATCGACGCCGATGCCTGGGATAGGGCACTGGTTCAGAGGGTGATCAAGCGACTCTTTGGCGTGACCTATTCCCATCAACATTGCGGCAGACTGCTCAAGGCGGCGATGGATTCAAAGACGGTTGTCCCACGCGTTACTCGGTTGGAACTCGACGATCTCCTCAAGAAAGTGGATATTGCACGGATTCGCACACGTTTTGGTTCGCGACATGGCAGAAGCCCCCTCTGATATCACAGCTCTATTGCTGAAACTCGACGAAACACTGCGCCTCGCAGCAGAGGCTCAGAAAGCGGTTGCCGACAACGAGCTCCGTCTTGCACAATCGCAAGAATTTCTCTCGGAAAATCAACGATTCATGAGCGAAACTCAAGCTGCCATCTCCACTCGGCTTACCGATATCGTTGGGAACCAACATACGATCATTGGTAACCAGCAAACGATCATCGACAACCAGAACACGATCATCACGTTTCTGAAAATGTTGGCGCACGGAGAGGCTTGACGTGCGCGGTCTTCGATTCTACATCCCCTACGCAACGTTTGTCCTTGTTGGTTTGGCCTTCGTGTACACCACGACAGATGTTTTGCCCTACGTTCTTGCTTCATGGCCAGCCGCCGTTGCAATGGTCTTTGGATCGTTCATTGGTGGTGCAAGTGCTGAAGGGGGCGGTGCGATCGCCTTCCCTGTCTTCACTTTGATCTTCAAGATCGCTCCTGCTTCTGCACGGAATTTCTCATTTGCAATACAAAGCGTTGGCATGGTCTCAGCCTCGCTGATGATCATCGGCAGAGGCATACCGATCGAGAAGAGAGCAGTCTTCTATCCAGCTATAGGTGCCGTGTTCGGTCTTCTCATTGGAACGTTTGGTCTTGTCCCGCTTCTCGATCCAACGATCACGAAACTGTTCTTTGTTTCGCTTTGGATGTCCTTTGGAATTGGGTTGTGGAGAGCAAACCGAAATGCCTCGCGGATTGTTCGGAAGGGTCTGCCCCCTATCCTTACTCAGCGCGACATCTTCAATCTCATTGGCATCGGTGTTCTAGGGGGTATCGTTACGTCGATCTTCGGGAACGGCATCTGTATGGTAACGTTCTGCTTGCTTACCCTCTGGTATGGTATCGATGAACGTATCGCAACACCAACATCTGTGGTCCTCATGAGCGTGATCACCATATGCGGATTCTTCCTGCATGCGGTAGTGATGCAGGACTTTGGTCCGGTGGAGTATCACACATGGTTGGCGGCCGCTCCTGTAGTTGTGTTCTTCAGTCCGCTTGGTGCATTCACCATTTCCTTTTGGAAGCGACTCTCCATTGCACGACTCCTCTACACGATCATCACGGTCCAGTTGTTTGGGGCGTTCTACGTACTTGGGTTCACATTTGAGAATCTGATGTTCAGCGCAGTGGTGATCATCATCGGCACATGGTTGATGATCAGAATCGATAGGTCATCGAACCTACCGGCACAGGGACAGTAGACCGAGAACCAAGTAGGAGACCGAGTGGATTGAAGTCGAACTTCAATTCTCCACGAGACCTTCCTTCATCACGAGGGTTAGACATTGCAAGTCCAAGGCCAAAACCCAGTGCGGCTCCTGCCCAACTGGTGATCGGCGTTATCTGTGATTCTTCCGTGAGAAGTCCGACCCCAAATCCGATCAGACCTCCTGCAAATGTTCCCAGGACAAGCCCAGTACCATCGACTCCTCGATAGTCGAGCCCCTTGACCAGCTGATTACCGATAAAGAGTCCACCTACAGCGCCAACAACGGTCAATCCAGAAGCTACGCGCACATTCAAATCGCTCGGTGATACCGCAGTAAGGAACGCAATGGGTAGTGTGATGCCCAACAACGCTGAAACGGCATAGACAGAGGCATCTGTTGGAGTAAAGTGTTGGT
This region of Ignavibacteria bacterium genomic DNA includes:
- a CDS encoding T9SS type A sorting domain-containing protein — encoded protein: MTRLFDHIRPLLVGIAISAMFLTLGYAPALADKAKKAASAKTVTAKERSAKAAATYASPINGAVSTTIRALGNQRTPGSTTKQTSKLNVGADTSRKDNKFIFARAASDVFTTRVELAEDQGSVDIGIYNMLGKKVMDVYKGYASRGQHDYTQPIPDLPEGVYICIMQGSDFRKAEKFFFSR
- a CDS encoding cystathionine gamma-synthase, translating into MKFSTKAIHIGQEPEALTGAVTVPLYQTSTYAQEEIGKHKGFEYARTQNPTRFAWEANLAAMEGGTHAYAFGSGSAAVDTIMRLLSAGDHVVMAEDMYGGTFRLTSKVLTRFGITFSYVDMRDVKNVEAALLPNTRMIYTETPTNPMMTITDLAAVAEIARANNAYMVVDNTFASPFFQRPLELGAHIVVHSATKYLGGHSDLVSGIVTTNDAEIAEQLKFLQNAVGAVPGPFECWLLLRSSKTLAVRMERHAANAQRIAEYCQQHPSIKATHYPGLPSHPQHEIAKRQMSGFGGMISIELGSLERATAVTNKLKLFTLAESLGGVESLVCHPVSMTHGSIPKDQRERLGVTDGLIRLSCGIEDVEDLLEDLEGSL
- a CDS encoding four helix bundle protein; this translates as MALNDIEIYQLIRTAFALCDEVGTALKARREFNLADQLLRAALSVGNNFAGGLWTKRYWRAPNAHVLRRRFRTRMQELFEFCCRSEHYRSWKSSRA
- the paaN gene encoding phenylacetic acid degradation protein PaaN produces the protein MTISDLRAAHHATLVNAMKANVERTFHAHWPEAPSGKIYGETANDDGLAAFQGQLNNRFDRLPAEQSWIGEESSPYGFSLGITYPQIALDDLISRASAAQTAWQSLTPEDRASILVEALERGAKRFFEIGYATQHTTGQGFVMGFQASGPHAFDRALESTAMALAAQSAFASNVLWTKPMGKISVSIDKSYRMVPKGINLVIGCSTFPVWNTVPGMFAGLATGNSVIVKPHPGAVYPIAIVIADLRAVITEIGLDANIIQLAVDTSEKPLTLELVKHPAVRVIDYTGGPHFGAVVEKEAASHGKTTFMEKAGVNCVILDSTDNLDAALENLAFSLTLYSGQMCTAPQNIFIAKDGMMVAGTQVSVDDVAAKLREKIDAVVFNERSGATTLGAIQNPATSQRIEDVRSLGLAVIRDSARVDQPGFEGARTVSPIVLQTDTKRADIYTKEWFGPVSFLVVTDSFEASVAEVVKSVREQGALSALVYTTNNERMTASEDAIVNAGAPVAFNFNSFVWVNQSAAFSDFHGTGANPAGNATFADWSFVTNRYNVIGVRKQA
- a CDS encoding vanadium-dependent haloperoxidase — encoded protein: MKMAEDRTRAANMSAVRSARVLSYVACALHDAAVACWYTKYKYFTARPCTIDKEVAMSAGLPNFPGYTSGHSTFSGAAAEVLSYFFPASENEFRSMASEAADSRIYSRIHVRIDCEVGLTQGYNVGKASAEKARVDAAE
- a CDS encoding helix-turn-helix domain containing protein, which codes for MNVSIKRVLLERRRLRAVQLSQKGWRVTDIAQALNVSVPAVSQWLATFRSEGETGLKARKRTGAPRRLSPRHSLMLQALLKRKPRENDIDADAWDRALVQRVIKRLFGVTYSHQHCGRLLKAAMDSKTVVPRVTRLELDDLLKKVDIARIRTRFGSRHGRSPL
- a CDS encoding sulfite exporter TauE/SafE family protein; its protein translation is MRGLRFYIPYATFVLVGLAFVYTTTDVLPYVLASWPAAVAMVFGSFIGGASAEGGGAIAFPVFTLIFKIAPASARNFSFAIQSVGMVSASLMIIGRGIPIEKRAVFYPAIGAVFGLLIGTFGLVPLLDPTITKLFFVSLWMSFGIGLWRANRNASRIVRKGLPPILTQRDIFNLIGIGVLGGIVTSIFGNGICMVTFCLLTLWYGIDERIATPTSVVLMSVITICGFFLHAVVMQDFGPVEYHTWLAAAPVVVFFSPLGAFTISFWKRLSIARLLYTIITVQLFGAFYVLGFTFENLMFSAVVIIIGTWLMIRIDRSSNLPAQGQ